One window from the genome of Scatophagus argus isolate fScaArg1 chromosome 13, fScaArg1.pri, whole genome shotgun sequence encodes:
- the LOC124070043 gene encoding relaxin-3 receptor 1-like, which yields MHSNSSASGSLSALSVCGEEDEREIVKLVGTTGAASNLAALNLSLNCWLHILSKESSLDLHGDSANLVVRVLIALVYLVVCVLGLVGNLLALFLLHSRHRGHQHSSIDCFVISLALTDLQFVLTLPFWAVDTMLDFRWPFGRVMCKIVSSVTTLNMYASVFFLTAMSVTRYRSMVTSLKMGSPRIATARAKWASLAIWMVSLVATLPHAFYSTTVQVSTDDELCLVRFSDSDSDHWDPQILLGLYQTQKVLLGFVVPLIVISVCYLLLLRFILSRRIVGSMVSSAVTERSESERGRQRRRSKVTRSVTIVVLSFFICWLPNQALTLWGVLIKFDMVPFSKAFYNAQAYAFPLTVCLAHANSCLNPVLYCLIRKEYRAGLKALLLRVSRSIQNVLTLALRGRRVEEAPPSLVMIH from the exons atgcacagcaacagcagcgcCTCCGGATCCCTGAGCGCTCTGAGTGTGTGCGGAGAGGAGGATGAACGCGAAATCGTCAAACTTGTCGGCACCACAGGAGCAGCCTCCAACCTCGCAGCTTTGAATCTTTCACTGAACTGCTGGCTTCACATCCTCTCCAAGGAGTCTTCGCTGGACCTGCACGGAGACAGTGCAAACCTGGTA GTGCGAGTTCTCATTGCCCTGGTCTACCTGGTGGTGTGTGTTCTGGGCCTTGTGGGTAACCTCCTGGCACTCTTCCTGCTCCACTCCCGTCACCGGGGTCACCAGCACTCCTCCATCGACTGCTTCGTGATAAGCCTGGCGCTGACTGACCTCCAGTTTGTCCTCACCTTGCCCTTCTGGGCCGTGGACACCATGCTGGATTTCCGCTGGCCCTTTGGCCGGGTCATGTGCAAGATTGTGAGCTCGGTCACCACCCTGAACATGTACGCCAGCGTCTTCTTCCTCACTGCCATGAGCGTGACCCGTTACCGCTCAATGGTTACCTCCCTGAAGATGGGCAGTCCTAGGATTGCCACCGCTCGTGCTAAATGGGCCAGTTTAGCCATTTGGATGGTGTCACTGGTGGCTACGCTGCCTCATGCTTTCTACTCCACCACAGTCCAG GTGTCTACAGATGACGAGCTGTGCTTAGTGCGGTTCTCTGACTCTGATTCAGATCACTGGGATCCTCAAATCCTGCTTGGACTCTATCAAACACAGAAAGTCCTTTTGGGATTTGTAGTTCCTTTGATCGTCATTTCCGTGTgctacctcctcctcctgaggtTCATCCTGAGCCGGCGCATCGTAGGAAGCATGGTCAGCAGTGCTGTCACAGAGAGGTCAGAGTCTGAGAGAGGACGCCAACGCCGCCGCTCCAAAGTCACCCGCTCTGTCACCATTGTAGTTCTCTCCTTTTTCATCTGCTGGCTGCCCAACCAGGCTCTCACCCTTTGGGGGGTACTGATTAAATTTGACATGGTGCCCTTCAGTAAAGCCTTCTACAATGCCCAGGCCTATGCCTTCCCCCTGACTGTGTGTTTAGCTCATGCAAACAGCTGTCTCAACCCAGTGCTCTACTGCCTGATCCGAAAAGAGTACAGAGCGGGACTGAAGGCACTTCTGCTGAGAGTGTCTCGCTCCAtccaaaatgtcctcactctggctctgagagggaggagagtggaGGAAGCACCACCCAGCCTGGTTATGATACACTAA